The Acinetobacter sp. SAAs474 genome segment ACTGTGAGATTATATTGTTTACATCCAAAACCACCTAGCCCAACCGAAGCCAAAGATTCAACTTTACGTGATGCTGAATTACTCATTATTGGCGATCAGGTAAAAGACCTGGATAGCAGTTGCATCGTGATGGGGGATCTTAATGATGTAGCATGGTCAAGGACAACACGTTTATTTCGAAGGATTAGTGGTTTATTAGATCCTCGTGTTGGACGTCACTATATCAATACCTTTCATGCAGATTATCCATTATTACGCTGGTCATTAGATCATGTATTTCATAGTACTGATTTCGCCTTAGTGCAAATGCAACGTTTAGCTCATATAGGTTCAGATCATTTTCCAATTTATGTTGTTTTGCAAACAGATCAAATTTTTACTCAAATTCAGCAAGAATTACAACAAACGGATGTTGATGAAGCTGTTGCTCAGGAAGCCATTCAAGAGGGCATTGAAAAAGCTGAGAAAGAAGAAAAAATAGTAACAGATGAAATTACAACGGATTATAAAAAGGATATTAATTAACTTATTTTAACAGTTTTGTTGAATATTTTATCAGATTGAGCGTAAAACTCCGTCTTTTAAGGCATAGATATCGACACAGTATCTGGCTCTTATTCCACATTCAGTGAACAATACAGTGAGTGCAAATCTCATGTGGACTCACTCGCAGAACACATCAAAACGATTGAACAGTATCCGATTGAGAAAATAAAAGTTCATAGCATTGACCGTGAAGGCGATTCCATTGCCTACTTAAGGGACACAGCAGCCATGGTTTCAAATGGCTGATTCTGGCCAAAGAAAGCCATCGAATTGAGCATCAAAGGTTCATCATTTATTTACTTATCTGAATCAGTGATGAATATACTATTGCTTTTGATATAAAGAAATTGAGCATAATTTTTCAGGAATTTTCACGGTAAAGTAGTTTAGTAAATTCTGATTTGTTTTTTGCTTAGGCTAATTTCTATCAGCAAATGAATCAATAAAACTGTAAATTATTGCAACTAGAGAACATATGATACAGCGAATCACATATGATTTAAACATGACGATCTATAACTAGAATTTTTTTAATTTAAATAAATGATTGGAGATAAATCAGAATGATACCGATGGATCTACTTGTATTAACAAATAAAACTGCATTGGTGACTGGTGGTGCTGCAGGTATTGGCAAAGCCAGTGCACTTATTCTTGCACAAGCAGGTGCCAATGTCATGATTGCCGATTTAAACTTAGAAAAAGCTAAACATACAGCAAACGAAATCCATCAACTTACAGGAGGAAATATCACCTGTGTCGCCTGTAATATTTTACAGGATGATGAATTGGTTAATGCTGTGAATCAAACTATAACAACTTTTGGTCATATTCATATTTTGGTGAATAATGCTGGAGGTGGTGGTGGAGGGCGAGAATCACCAAGTCAAATTGATATAGATACCATTGAACGTGATTTTCAACTTAATGTCTTTGCGGCATGGAGATTATGTCAGTTGGTTGCACCGCATATGGATCAGGCTGGTTATGGTTCAATTATCAATATTAGTTCAATGAGTTCGATTAATAAAAGTCCTGCGATGAGTGGATATGCATCATCAAAAGCCGCCCTTAATCATATGGTTGCAAATTTAGCCCATGATTTTGGGCCGCATATACGTATTAATGCTGTAGGACCAGGAGCAATTCGTACCGCTGCCTTAGAAAGTGTGATAACTGCTGAAATTGAAAAAACGATGCTTTCGCATACACCATTACAACGATTAGGAGAGCCAGAGGATATTGCAAGAGCAGTATTATTCTTTGCTTCACCAATGTCATCATGGATTTCTGGACAAACATTATTCGTCAATGGTGGCGGTGTTCAAACCTTAGATTGACTTGACATACTCCCTCCACTTTTGACTAGCTTAAGTGGAGGATTCTAAAAGCAACAGCGCTGAGGTGACTTCCTTACGGATTTCACTTACTTTCTGCTTCACAGATCGACCTTTAGCACATCTTCCCTCGACAGACAAAACGCTATGTCCTACCGCCAAAATGTTGCGAGAAGCATTAACGTCTGCATTCTCGCTAAAACTATAAAAGATTGCTCACCAGCTGATTTTTTTTAATCGTGGCATGAGTGGTCTAAGCTGAATTTCAGCACCATCAGCCAATTTAAACAATTTTGCTTTACGTGGTTTTCGTTTGTTTTCTTTTAAACGAGCATGATCTTTCGGATGGTAGAATTTAGCCCATACTTGAGCAAGGTCACGGATTTTTTGCTGTAAACATGCTGAATAAGTATTGCCTAGAAAAGAAAATTCAGGCGTTTTTTTAAGAGGTTTTAAATTTTTCTCAATGCTTTCGTAGCGTATATATTCATCTTTAGCAAACATTTTAAATGATTTAGCAAGCATTTGATTCCACACAAAACGAGCAGAACCCATTGCTTGATTAAGCAATATTTGCTGTTCTTGATGAGGCAAAAACCTAAATTTATAGTGTTGTAAAATATTAATTAAATTAATGTTTATAAAAGAATTATTGTATATGATTTATAGCAAAATCAGGCAATAAAATAAAGAAAATATGAGCTTTTTATGGCTACTGCCACTCGCTGATATTCCTCACCTGACTTATGATGCATGAAATGACTTCGCGATAATTTTAAATGCTTTAAAAAATAAAAAACATACAGAAAATCATACTTTAGGATGAGTTGGTCATCTGGATTCCTCGCTAAAATGCGATCAAGTAGGTCGATGGATAAAATTTATATGAATACCAATTTAATCATTAATGGCACAATGCCCACAGGAACAGCCGAAATATTTACCATTATCAATCCGGCAACAGAACAAATATTAGCCAATGTTTCAAGTGCATCTATCACGCAAGTGAATTTTGCCGTACAAAGTGCAAATGAGGCTTTTAAAACATGGAAAAATACATCAGACCATCAAATTAATCTTGCTTTTATCGATATTGCTGCAGATATTCGTAAAGAGAAAGAGGATCTTGCACAACTTATTACCCTTGAACAAGGTAAAACTTTGGCCATGGCACAATTTGAAGTTGAGGCCAGTGCCAACTGGATTGAATATTTAACCACACTAGAAATTCCAGTAGAAACCATACATGATCCTAGCGGAAAAGTGATTCAAGTCTACAATCGTCCACTTGGCGTAGTTGCCTCAATCACGCCATGGAATTGGCCCTTTATGATTGCGGTATGGCATTTATTTCCAGCGTTAAAAGCTAAAAATTGTGTGGTGAATAAACCCTCAGAATATACACCTTTAAGTACCATTAAACTGGTTGAAATCATCAATCGTCATTTACCCAAAGGTGTTTGTAATCTGATCTTAGGTAAAGGCGATATTGGTCAGGCACTCAGTGAACATCCTCAAATTGCTAAAGTAACGTTTACTGGCTCAACACGAACAGGACAAAACATTCTTGCACATTCTGTCAAGACCTTAAAAAGTGTTGTGCTTGAGTTAGGAGGAAATGATGTTGGTATTGTACTTGATGATGTTGATATTGAGACAACGGCAGAAAAAATCTTTGCATCCGCTTTTTTAAATGTAGGCCAAACCTGTGCTGCTCTTAAACGCCTTTATATACATGAAAATATTTATGATGCATTGACAGCCCAGTTGGTTAAAATTGCAGAGCGACAACATATAGGCAATGGTTTAAATCCACAAGTCAGTTTTGGTCCTGTACAAAATGCCGCACAATATCACAAAGTGAAAGCTTTAATTGCCGATGCCGTTGCACATGGTGGTATAATTATCAATAAAATACCTACCTTACCAGAACAAGGATATTTTATTGCACCAACACTCATGACAGCGGTAAAAGAAGGTATTGCATTGGTCGATGAAGAACAATTTGGTCCCGTATTACCTATTTTAAAATTTAATGATATCAATGATGTTATTCAACGCACCAACCATAGTAATTTTGGTTTAGGGGGCTCAATATGGACACAAGATCTGGAACAAGCAGCTTGGATCGCCAGTCAAATGGAAACGGGGACTGTCTGGATTAATAGCCATTCTGACTTATCTCCAGCAGCACCTTTTGGTGGATGGAAATTATCTGGTCTTGGCTATTCATTTGGTTTAGATGGTTTATTACTGTTTACGCATAAACAAGCTGTTCATATTAGTTCCTAAAACATGCTGAAACTGTCAATCTATCAGTGGCAATGTTTGTACAACATTCTATACGATCGGGATATGAATACTGCGATTAATACCCTAAAATATGCAGATAAACATTATTGACTTACTCCCACCACTAAACGGCAAGCCGTTCTAGTGGGGAAATCTTGGTGACCTGTACATCTTTAGAATCTGTACCTTTCGATATTGCACTTGCACCGACAAGTATCGCTAGGAGCTCTTTATACTGTACTGTGTCACAAGTACATCGGCTAATGCAACGTTGTGAATATTCACGGATGCGTGTGTGGAGCATTAATGATGTTAATCTAGTCGTTGGTTGCTGATGCTTTTTGTATTGCGGCAACGGCTCTTTTTTACCGCTAGTCATGGTTTGATGCTTTTTGCTTACGTGCAAATATTTTCTATTGAATGACTTATCGGTGTTGAGATGGTATCAAATAGCTTGGATTGTCTATTGAAAATAAAAAGAGACTTGACTCATTGTCAGATGCACTATCCATCTCCACCTAACTAGAAAAATTTTTTCTCGAAATTATAGGTGGAGAAGTTCGCCCATTTAGTTAAAAAATAGCTTAACAATCAGAAAGATGACGTGTTAAAAACAAACTCATTACACATAAACAGGCACTAATGCCAATAATGATATTCATTGCATTAGGACCATAGATTGGAAATAGTATACTGACCCAAAAACTCATGAGCGCGCCTATCGCAAACTGAATAGATACCGATAAACCTGAAGCAGTACCCGCCTGCTGTGGTAAAATTTTTAATAAATTTGCCATAGCATTGGCACCAATCGCGCCGGTTACACCAACAAATATCGCCAAGCCTATCATTAACCAAATAACAGTATGTAAATTAAAATAGATAATCCCGATTAAATACAGTCCAGACAAACCAGAAATACTGGCCATAATCTTTAATAGCTTAAATGCAGATGTATATTTTAGTGCATAACTATTACATAGTGTAAAGATGATAATAGCGCATAGATTAAATCCAAAAAGATAAGCATATTGAGTGGGTGTAAAATGATAATATTCAATAAAAACAAAGGATGATGCCGTGATATAGGCAAACATTCCACCAAAAGAAAATGCATTGGATAGCATCAATCCCCAAACTGTACGATTGGCAACAACGATACGATAGTTTTCAATTATACCTGTAGATACATGATGGCACTGTGGTGAATCAATGGCGATTTTGCTCCAAATCAGACAGATCAATGCATAACAAAATAAAAAGATGAAAATACCATTCCAGTGCCAATACTCCGTGATCCATGCGCCCAGAATTGGTGCAACTAAGGTGGCACTGATAGTCATAATATGCATAAATGACAGAATATGTGGAATTTCAGCATTATTAAATAAATCACGGACTAATGCACGTGACAGCACAGAAGCACTTGCACCTCCAATCGCTTGTAATAACCGAAAAAGTTGTAAATGTTCTATATGGCTGGAGACAATACAACCAAAGGTTGCGATGAGATAAATTATGATCCCAATCAGTAATAATCTTTTTCTACCCAAATAATCAGACAATGGGCCATATAACAACATTCCCAAACTGAAACCAATTAAAAATAAAGTAATTGTTTGCTGTACTTCACTGATTGAAGTCTCCATATCTTGAGCAATAAAAGGTAAACTGGGTAAATACATATCAATCGACAATGGTCCAAATGCCACTAAAGCACTTAGTAAGACAATCATCGATTTAGAGCCCGTATTTTTTGATTTGATCAACATTATATTTTAGCCATATTCAATTGTAAGCTACGATAATCTGAAGGTCTGATTCCCGCATGGCGGGTAAAAAAACGACTAAAATATGCTGGATCTTTAAAGCCAAGTTGATAACACACACTATTAATAGTTGCATCTGAAAAAATAAGCAATCGCTTTGCTTCTTGCATCTGTCGATCAAAAATCAATTTTTTTGATGAAATATCAGCGACACGACGACAAATATCATTTAGACGTGTTTCTGTCATATTGAGTGATCTTGCATATTCTGCTAAAGGCCAATGTTCTAAAAAGTGATTTTCAATCAATCCATTAAATGCTCTAAAAACAGCTAAATCACCACTACAACTTTGAATACGAGGTGTAGTAACATCGGCTAAACGGATAATTTGAATAAAAATTAAGGAAACTAAACTTCTTAAAGCAATTTGTCGATTGGTCTTATTGGTCTGAAATTCTTTTTGTAGATCATCAAAATAATATTCAAGCTGCTTCATATCCTCTGTATTACTATTTTTAAGGCTATCCATCGATACACATAAAGGCACGATATTTTGTACTTTTAAATCAACTTGCAGTAATGGCCAAATTAAATTCTGTTGTACCGTTAACACATGACCGTCACACATTGGATCGGTAATAAAAGAATGAGCTACAGAGGGTGGTGTTAGAAAACATACAGGTGCTTGACATACATATTTAATATCATCTAAAAAAATTCGAATGGAGCCTTTGGTAAAAAAATGAATTTGAAAAAATCCATCATGACGATGTGCAGGCATATTCACACCAAAAAAATCTGCGAGTTTACCTTGTGCATCATAATGAATCTCTGAGTTCATATAACGCTGGTCATAAACTTCACCTAATTTAATATTCGGAATATACATGTGTTTCATACCTTCTAATCCATGAAAAGTATAGTTTTTAATTGCATTGTAAAACAGGATAATAACTACAGTGCATTCAATATAAAGTTAATATATTAATTAATTATAATAAAGTCTAGTCTTTCTAAATATACAAGGGCAATATAAAAGTAATAAAATAAACTAAAGATCCTGATTTATAACATATAATTTTTTATCAGAAATCGTTGAAATAATGCTTCTATAGCATAACAATAGCATCTATATCCATTATCTTGATACGATATAGCCATATTAATTTCCATCTATTTGTAAATTAAATCCTCAGCGGATATTAATACGTTAAGGTAATGGTTATCGTATCTGAATATTTACCAATACTTTGGATTGACTGAGCGGGGACCACGGCATAAACAGGAATACGCTGTTCAGTCACTGAATAGGTGGTATTTGCTTGCCATATTGTTGAATAATTTGGTTTTTGATATAAATTATACTTTAAATAATGGCCCAATATATTGCGCATACGTCTTTGTGAGCCAAGGGCATTGTTGCCAGCATCCAAACTCACTTTAAGGTTAGTTCCTGCTGGACAAGCCAGTTGAATCATTCCCATTCCAGATAAATTACTGTTTAAACGTTCTACCGAACCAAAATCAATGTCTGATGCAGTTAAAATTAAACAACTATTTTCATAATTTGTAGTGACAACCAGATTATTTGTAGCAATATCTTGTTCATTGCTAAGTGCTTCTAAATCAGAGGGAGCATCCAAGCCGTAACGATAAGCATAGTATAATTTCATGTTTACAGAATTGGTTTTATAATAACCTGCGGCTGGATTCTGATTGGCCAGAACTTGCCCGTATAATTTAATCAGGCTTGTCGGATTTCCTGTATTTGGAGCCACTTTAAACGTTTGACAGACTGCGCTACTTTTCGTATTACTATTTGAAATTTTATTGCTACGCGCAGCATCATAGTATAACTGATAATTTAACAAGGGAGCAGGATAATGATCATAATTAATCATTTGACGTGGGTCCTGCCCTTCGGGACTAATGCTATCAATGACCAAGCAAAATTTATAACTAACCGTTTGATTCCAATTAGAATTACAATTGACACTAATATCGGTGGATGCAATGCTGGAGCCCTGTATATTGGCTCG includes the following:
- a CDS encoding glucose 1-dehydrogenase, which translates into the protein MIPMDLLVLTNKTALVTGGAAGIGKASALILAQAGANVMIADLNLEKAKHTANEIHQLTGGNITCVACNILQDDELVNAVNQTITTFGHIHILVNNAGGGGGGRESPSQIDIDTIERDFQLNVFAAWRLCQLVAPHMDQAGYGSIINISSMSSINKSPAMSGYASSKAALNHMVANLAHDFGPHIRINAVGPGAIRTAALESVITAEIEKTMLSHTPLQRLGEPEDIARAVLFFASPMSSWISGQTLFVNGGGVQTLD
- a CDS encoding spore coat U domain-containing protein; the protein is MNYRTLLFFSFIACYTPAYAESCWISGGNLNLGRANIQGSSIASTDISVNCNSNWNQTVSYKFCLVIDSISPEGQDPRQMINYDHYPAPLLNYQLYYDAARSNKISNSNTKSSAVCQTFKVAPNTGNPTSLIKLYGQVLANQNPAAGYYKTNSVNMKLYYAYRYGLDAPSDLEALSNEQDIATNNLVVTTNYENSCLILTASDIDFGSVERLNSNLSGMGMIQLACPAGTNLKVSLDAGNNALGSQRRMRNILGHYLKYNLYQKPNYSTIWQANTTYSVTEQRIPVYAVVPAQSIQSIGKYSDTITITLTY
- a CDS encoding multidrug effflux MFS transporter — translated: MIVLLSALVAFGPLSIDMYLPSLPFIAQDMETSISEVQQTITLFLIGFSLGMLLYGPLSDYLGRKRLLLIGIIIYLIATFGCIVSSHIEHLQLFRLLQAIGGASASVLSRALVRDLFNNAEIPHILSFMHIMTISATLVAPILGAWITEYWHWNGIFIFLFCYALICLIWSKIAIDSPQCHHVSTGIIENYRIVVANRTVWGLMLSNAFSFGGMFAYITASSFVFIEYYHFTPTQYAYLFGFNLCAIIIFTLCNSYALKYTSAFKLLKIMASISGLSGLYLIGIIYFNLHTVIWLMIGLAIFVGVTGAIGANAMANLLKILPQQAGTASGLSVSIQFAIGALMSFWVSILFPIYGPNAMNIIIGISACLCVMSLFLTRHLSDC
- a CDS encoding helix-turn-helix domain-containing protein, producing the protein MPHQEQQILLNQAMGSARFVWNQMLAKSFKMFAKDEYIRYESIEKNLKPLKKTPEFSFLGNTYSACLQQKIRDLAQVWAKFYHPKDHARLKENKRKPRKAKLFKLADGAEIQLRPLMPRLKKISW
- the hpaA gene encoding 4-hydroxyphenylacetate catabolism regulatory protein HpaA, with translation MKHMYIPNIKLGEVYDQRYMNSEIHYDAQGKLADFFGVNMPAHRHDGFFQIHFFTKGSIRIFLDDIKYVCQAPVCFLTPPSVAHSFITDPMCDGHVLTVQQNLIWPLLQVDLKVQNIVPLCVSMDSLKNSNTEDMKQLEYYFDDLQKEFQTNKTNRQIALRSLVSLIFIQIIRLADVTTPRIQSCSGDLAVFRAFNGLIENHFLEHWPLAEYARSLNMTETRLNDICRRVADISSKKLIFDRQMQEAKRLLIFSDATINSVCYQLGFKDPAYFSRFFTRHAGIRPSDYRSLQLNMAKI
- a CDS encoding aldehyde dehydrogenase family protein, whose translation is MNTNLIINGTMPTGTAEIFTIINPATEQILANVSSASITQVNFAVQSANEAFKTWKNTSDHQINLAFIDIAADIRKEKEDLAQLITLEQGKTLAMAQFEVEASANWIEYLTTLEIPVETIHDPSGKVIQVYNRPLGVVASITPWNWPFMIAVWHLFPALKAKNCVVNKPSEYTPLSTIKLVEIINRHLPKGVCNLILGKGDIGQALSEHPQIAKVTFTGSTRTGQNILAHSVKTLKSVVLELGGNDVGIVLDDVDIETTAEKIFASAFLNVGQTCAALKRLYIHENIYDALTAQLVKIAERQHIGNGLNPQVSFGPVQNAAQYHKVKALIADAVAHGGIIINKIPTLPEQGYFIAPTLMTAVKEGIALVDEEQFGPVLPILKFNDINDVIQRTNHSNFGLGGSIWTQDLEQAAWIASQMETGTVWINSHSDLSPAAPFGGWKLSGLGYSFGLDGLLLFTHKQAVHISS